The proteins below are encoded in one region of Synechococcales cyanobacterium T60_A2020_003:
- a CDS encoding polysaccharide deacetylase family protein: MQLAPIYPLLHQVLKPAFPSCLWTGCSKSPTIALTFDDGPHPDYTEPLLQVLDRHGVTASFFWLGANADHAPHVARQVFERGHWVGLHGYRHDSFPQLSLRDLRRSLNRNQKAIAQACGLDLPYVRQQVRDVRPPNGLFTPQILQHLERWNYRPVMWSVVPEDWVSPGVKVASDRIVQQVGNGSLIVLHDGYHGGRDVAAIADHVIPRLQDQGYSFVTINDFWHVHPMAESR, translated from the coding sequence ATGCAATTGGCTCCCATTTATCCGTTATTGCACCAAGTTTTAAAGCCTGCGTTTCCAAGTTGTCTTTGGACAGGGTGCTCAAAATCCCCCACGATCGCCCTCACCTTTGACGATGGCCCCCACCCCGACTACACCGAACCGCTCCTCCAGGTTCTCGATCGGCATGGCGTGACGGCCAGTTTTTTTTGGCTCGGTGCAAATGCAGACCATGCTCCCCATGTGGCTCGACAGGTGTTTGAGCGCGGGCACTGGGTTGGGTTGCACGGATATCGCCATGATTCCTTCCCCCAACTGTCCCTGAGAGACCTCCGCCGCAGTTTGAACCGCAACCAAAAGGCGATCGCCCAAGCTTGCGGTCTGGACTTGCCCTATGTGCGCCAACAGGTGCGCGATGTGCGTCCGCCTAACGGTCTTTTCACACCGCAAATTCTTCAACACTTGGAACGCTGGAACTATCGCCCGGTGATGTGGAGCGTCGTGCCTGAAGATTGGGTGTCGCCAGGAGTGAAGGTTGCCTCGGATCGGATTGTGCAGCAGGTGGGTAACGGCTCCTTGATCGTCTTACACGATGGCTATCACGGGGGACGAGATGTGGCGGCGATCGCTGATCATGTGATTCCCCGACTCCAAGATCAGGGATACTCGTTCGTTACCATAAACGACTTTTGGCACGTTCATCCGATGGCTGAGAGCCGATAA
- a CDS encoding helix-turn-helix transcriptional regulator: MSLSDSVPFEVLQQVAEYFDVLAEPMRLRILNLLRGGEKCVQELVDATATSQANVSKHLKVMLQVGILTRRTEGTSAYYSVADDLSFELCTLVCDRLASRIEEQAQHFRAFSFSVKAPHSAEGECRDESGAVASPPCSYAKQSRGGGEGRRANRQPGIIG; encoded by the coding sequence ATGTCACTCTCTGATTCAGTGCCATTTGAGGTTCTTCAGCAAGTTGCTGAGTATTTTGATGTGTTAGCCGAACCGATGCGACTGCGCATCCTAAATTTGCTCCGTGGCGGAGAAAAATGTGTTCAGGAATTGGTTGACGCCACCGCCACCAGTCAGGCGAACGTGTCTAAACACTTGAAGGTAATGCTGCAAGTTGGCATTCTGACGCGCCGCACCGAAGGCACCTCTGCCTACTACAGCGTGGCGGATGATCTGAGTTTTGAACTCTGTACCCTAGTGTGCGATCGCCTTGCTAGCCGTATTGAAGAGCAAGCCCAGCATTTCCGAGCCTTTAGCTTCTCCGTGAAAGCCCCGCACTCTGCCGAAGGCGAGTGTCGGGATGAAAGCGGGGCGGTTGCGAGTCCCCCTTGCAGCTATGCCAAGCAATCGCGGGGCGGCGGAGAGGGGAGACGAGCAAACCGCCAGCCTGGTATAATTGGCTAA